The DNA sequence AAATCACTACCTGGTACTTTGTTAGTCTTCTCCGAATAGCTCGGGTCTTCTTGGGACGGAGATCAAGGGGCAAGTACTTCTTATTCTTATAAACCTCCCTCAAGGCAGCCTTTTGTTTCTGTGAAATCACAGTCAAGACTTGCGCAATCGACAGCCTCACCACCTTTCTGCAACATTTGAATATCAATAACTAATTAAACCAAAGCACTAATTTCCCTATGTCCAATTGGGAAAACATGAACACCGTTGTTTGTAATAAACCCGTTAAGCTAACCATAACAGCACTTCGAAGTTTTGGTAGGTAATTTGCATTTTATATACTTGAGATACATAAAAAAATCGAGCCTTTTCGATTTTCCAATGCCTTGAAAAACAATAACCCGACTGATATCCAGTACAGAACTCAAAGCTAATTCCGCCACCGATTACCAGAGTACTCATCACCCATACATTAATCATCCTTCGTACGAACAGCAACAAGACAGCATGCTTTGAGTGAATTCCTCAAACGCGAAATTAAAGAACAACCGAAAACCCAATTCAACCAGCACAACCAAAGCTTATAATCATCCCAAACCTAACATTACCATCTACCCAAAATACAAGGCACTAAGTTAAGACCTTCAAAATcgcaaaaaaaatcaagtgagaACAGATGCATACATCTTGGAGAGCTTGTTCGGTGCACCGCCGGTGACCTTGGCGACGCGAAGGAGGGCGAGCTCGGCCTTGAGGTCCTTCAACTGGCTCAGCAGATCGGCCTTCGTCTTCTGCCTCAGCTCGTGCACCTTAATCCTCGCTGTCACAAGTCAATCGAAAGGCAAGTTCAAGACGCAAAAATAAAGATAGGCATGCAAGACATCCATGAAATCGACAGAAGGAGTGGCGAAACGAGCGTCGTCTCTCTCACCCATTGCTGTGATCGGAGGTCCTCTCGCGGCTCGGGGACTGCTCTGCTTCGGCGACTGTGAAACCCTAGGGACGAAATGGGGTTAAGCATTTATAGAGGTTCGTTGGCGGAGgagggttttcttttctcttgccCTTTCGTATGGACCGAGTTAAACCCGACCCAATTAATGGCCCAAATAACCCGACCCATGGTTAACGGACATGACTTAAATTGTGGGCCTTGTGGCCCAATAGTAGGCCCAATGTCAGCTATCAATTCGAGTTCGCATGTCAAGTTCTTGTTATAAAAAATGTGTTATTGAAAAAGACTCCGATTGTAAGGGTAAATAACAAGAATCATCCTTGAATTTTGGCATAATATATGATGTGATGTCTGAACTTTAAATGCATTCAATATTATTTCTGAGCTCTGACCCAACGTACAATGTCGTCCctaagcttttaatttgttcgatatggTCATTGAAcctttagtacatgttcaatttagtctctaagctatctaaaattatttaatgtcatcctttcattaattcaagtggAGGACAACATCAAACATATTCATACAGTTCATGGGATAAATTAAACATTTACCAAAAGTCCgagaatcacattgaacaaaataaaagttcatgaaccacgtTGCATATTGAGCCAAACTAAGTTCAGTACCGTTGGTGGCAGTATCCCCTTATTGAACATGCCAATGAATGGATTAAATTCACATTTATAACATGTTCAAGTTTATTAATGTCCATTTCCATAGGCGAAGTAAATTCGTGTCATAGAATTGTCGGCTTGTATATTAATAAAAAGTCCATGTGGGATTTGAAAGAAATCGGGTTCTCTTGATGAGATCATCAAGCCCATCATAAGCTTTTCCAAATCGATCTTTATTGCAAGAAACAGCCTCCACAAGCTTTAAATAGTCTGCATCAGGTGATTGAATTCCCTGACAATGACGACATCATCGCTGAGTTCTTCTTCTTGGGGATAAAACTAGCTTGGTAAGGCCCCAATGAGGTCATCCAGAAATGGTATGAGCCCAGTAAACCAGAATCTCCACGATCACTTCATACACAGTCTTATAAACAGGTTAATCAATCCATCTCGTCGAATGGTCTAGGCCCCTCGACACTCAGGAACGAAAACAAGCAGAGAATCATTCAAATAAGGAGGAATGTCTTACGttagaaagaagagagaagaacatCATGAGTACCAAAAGTaatgtacggtgctcactttagtatcaaaagttTTCCATCGGATCACTTAAATggtgtacaacgctcactttagtaccaaaaaaatagtatacgacgctcactttagagCATCAACAACAGTTTGCAAGGAGAATCACTGACACAATCCCTTTGGCTCAAAAGAGAACATTCATGGATCGTTTGTGGTCAAGTGATGGGGAGAATGATCCCGTCCATGAGGCTACAACAATGGTATCATGTCCTGCATTTGTCCCTTGGTCCAGAACGGTCTCCTGCACAGTGACGAAGCAAAAGCCCAAGAGGAGCTCACTCCCCCACTTTTGAGCCTCCACATGTGTGGAAATGCTGGCCGAGTGGTCATTTACATCAGTAGAAACGACACACAAGACGGTCCAAGCCAACCatgtcaatcaaatttaatgtgCTAAGCTCCAATGTAATGGTACGTGGGAGCTGGGACGAGTCCCAACCGTTGTAGTGTCTCTAGTTGAGTGTGGGCTTTGTCATATGTATAGCGTTTTCCGTGTGGGTCTTTGCCTCAAGAGGATTGAGACAGACGAGACGAGACAAGAGGAGACGAGACGGGAAAAAGTCGATGCCCGGCCATGTGACATGGGCCACCTAACAAGCATTGCCGGATTCTGATGCTATTAACATTTCTGTATGGTTAAAGAGTACTTTAGAGCACTCCAAATGTACAATCCTAAATGCATCAGATCTAAGTGGGGAGTACACCATTAAGATCGCCTAGATTGTTTTTGTACTATTCAGGATGCCCAAAGCTGGTTTCAACACCACCTAACCACTAAACCCAAATTTCTACCAAGTGAAGATCCCATGCAACGGGGCTTGACATTTTCTTtacttctttttaatttttttttccgtttacTTTTTGTCGAAGTTTTAACTAAAAGAACTATATCAGTATTTGTATTACGTAAGTTGATAAACCGACGGCAATAAAGATAACACCATACGAGTCACTACTCTTAATTTATGTAAAACTTTATTCTTCCAATGGTAGGATGATGTCCAGGCCAGCTCTCCGTATCACGAATTATGCAATTTGGGCAATCTTGTGCACCGGTGCTTTCCCGCATCCCTGCACCACGTCTATTATCGCTTGTGCTCACACCGCATCTCCATCACGATCGCCGGTGCATGCCTCTCTCActcttaagagagagagagagagagagagagagagagactgtgaaCAAACTTCAAGTCAACTCAACGGGAAGCATCACAGCCTAGGTTTGGGCTACCTCCGATGTCGATCTGCAATAATAGTTTTAGAAAAGTTAATTGAGGTAGGTTTTTATTTTAACCTAGAGCGATTTGCCTGCTTCTTTCTTCTTAGCCCGCGAGCAAAAAGAAGGGCAGGTGGGGTCATTTTACCATCCCCGTGCCAAGTCAAAGCTGCCGTCTACCCCAGCCGACTTGCACGTTGGACCCGAGCTCAACAGGTgtgcaatacatgtagggctGCTCAGCGGGGCCCACGTGCGTGTTTTCCCCAGCACGTGATAGGTGATCGAAACGAAAACACGGAAGAAGAGcagaagaaaaacagaggatCACCATCGATTGCCCAACGGCCAACTCTTATCAACTGGGTTGCAACTTTGCTCTCTCGCGCAAATGCCGatataatcctaaacttttcaatcttcTCAATTTAATCATTCACGTCGAaacgaaatttcaatgtagtcatccAGGTCGATTTTCGCAGAAAATCGCCGAAATGACGATTCATCCTAGATTCCTAAAATGGCGGTTCAGTCATGGCCACTCTGCTATGTCCGgataaaattgatcgaattatatttgaatttcgcACGGAAGCTTAGAACTATATTGAAAGATTAAAAACGATAAGTCTGAATTGATATTCGTATTATAAAGGCATGGCTgataagataattttttttttttttttgtgaaacgagAAATAAGGGATAAGATCGGTAGTCGACTGATTTTTTGGATCATCTTTCTTTATTTAATCTAGACTTGGTGGTCTTTATTTGGTCCAGATTTGATCCGGCAATTTTAAACTCATTAAATGAGTTGGCCACGTGGGGACCCACGAAGGAAGCCCCACGAGTGGCCCGAACCCGAGGGCCGCCAATGTGGACAATTTCAACCCGTTGGGTTGACCCGATTGCTAATAAATCCTCCCGAATTAATATATCACAAGAGTCCACTATTGCAAGTTGGGCAATGATCTCATGGAAAGCCAATATAAAATGCAATAAACTTGAAATCGTCGAGTCTCATGGA is a window from the Rhodamnia argentea isolate NSW1041297 chromosome 8, ASM2092103v1, whole genome shotgun sequence genome containing:
- the LOC115726549 gene encoding 60S ribosomal protein L35, producing the protein MARIKVHELRQKTKADLLSQLKDLKAELALLRVAKVTGGAPNKLSKIKVVRLSIAQVLTVISQKQKAALREVYKNKKYLPLDLRPKKTRAIRRRLTKYQASLKTEREKKKEMYFPVRKYAIKA